The proteins below come from a single Dermacentor albipictus isolate Rhodes 1998 colony chromosome 7, USDA_Dalb.pri_finalv2, whole genome shotgun sequence genomic window:
- the Arp2 gene encoding actin-related protein 2 isoform X1 — MDSQGKKVIVCDNGTGFVKCGYAGSNFPAFRFPSLVGRPILRAAHKIGDIEIKDVMVGDEASKLRSMLEVGYPMENGIVRNWEDMCLVWDYTFGEQKLAIDPRECKVLLTEPPMNPLKNRERMIEVMFERYQFDSAYIAIQAVLTLYAQGLYTGVVVDSGDGVTHICPVFEGFALNHLTRRLDIAGRDITRYLIKLLLLRGYVFNHSADFETVRMIKEKLCYVSYNVEQEQKLALETTFLVESYTLPDGRTIKLGGERFEAPEALFQPHLINVEGLGIAELLFQTIQSAAMDVRTKLYKYIILSGGSTMYPGLPSRLEREIKQLYLERVLRGDTEKLMKFKIRIEDPPRRKDMVFIGGSVLAEVMKDNDKFWMSRSEYEEKGVRVLDKLLPGAAIM; from the exons ATGGATAGCCAAGGTAAAAAAGTCATTGTGTGCGACAACGGAACGGGG TTTGTCAAATGTGGTTACGCGGGATCCAACTTCCCGGCCTTCCGATTCCCGTCGCTCGTCGGGAGGCCGATTCTACGAGCCGCCCACAAGATAGGTGACATCGAAATTAAG GATGTGATGGTTGGTGATGAGGCCTCCAAGCTGCGCTCCATGCTGGAGGTGGGGTACCCCATGGAGAATGGCATCGTGCGCAACTGGGAAGACATGTGCCTGGTCTGGGACTACACCTTTGGGGAGCAGAAGCTGGCCATCGACCCGCGCGAATGCAAGGTGCTCCTAACAGAGCCGCCCATGAACCCGCTCAAGAACCGCGAGCGCATGATCGAGGTCATGTTCGAGAGGTACCAGTTCGACAGTGCCTACATTGCCATCCAGGCTGTGCTCACACTCTACGCCCAAG GCCTTTACACAGGTGTGGTCGTGGACTCTGGTGATGGGGTCACCCACATCTGCCCTGTGTTTGAAGGCTTTGCCCTAAATCATTTGACTCGGAGGCTGGACATTGCGGGCCGAGACATCACGCGGTATCTCATCAAG CTGCTGCTATTACGTGGCTACGTGTTCAACCATTCAGCCGACTTTGAGACAGTGCGCATGATCAAGGAGAAGCTCTGCTACGTCAGTTACAATGTGGAGCAGGAGCAGAAGTTGGCCCTGGAGACAACCTTCCTGGTGGAGTCATACACT CTTCCAGACGGTCGCACCATCAAGCTGGGCGGCGAGCGCTTTGAGGCGCCGGAGGCCCTGTTCCAGCCACACCTTATCAACGTGGAGGGGCTGGGCATTGCGGAGCTGCTCTTCCAGACGATCCAGAGTGCGGCGATGGACGTGCGAACGAAGCTGTACAAGTACATCATCCTGTCGGGGGGCTCGACCATGTACCCGGGTCTGCCGAGCCGTCTTGAGCGCGAGATCAAGCAGCTCTACCTGGAGCGCGTGCTCCGGGGGGACACGGAGAAGCTCATG AAGTTCAAGATCCGTATCGAGGACCCTCCCCGACGCAAGGACATGGTCTTCATCGGAGGTTCGGTCTTGGCCGAAGTGATGAAGGACAACGACAAGTTCTGGATGAGCCGCAGCGAGTACGAGGAGAAAGGCGTGCGCGTGCTGGACAAGCTACTGCCCGGTGCTGCCATCATGTAA
- the Arp2 gene encoding actin-related protein 2 isoform X2, with amino-acid sequence MSFRCLSGGYAVLDSRIVYSASRIQDSTTETYDVMVGDEASKLRSMLEVGYPMENGIVRNWEDMCLVWDYTFGEQKLAIDPRECKVLLTEPPMNPLKNRERMIEVMFERYQFDSAYIAIQAVLTLYAQGLYTGVVVDSGDGVTHICPVFEGFALNHLTRRLDIAGRDITRYLIKLLLLRGYVFNHSADFETVRMIKEKLCYVSYNVEQEQKLALETTFLVESYTLPDGRTIKLGGERFEAPEALFQPHLINVEGLGIAELLFQTIQSAAMDVRTKLYKYIILSGGSTMYPGLPSRLEREIKQLYLERVLRGDTEKLMKFKIRIEDPPRRKDMVFIGGSVLAEVMKDNDKFWMSRSEYEEKGVRVLDKLLPGAAIM; translated from the exons ATGTCATTCCGCTGTCTGTCCGGGGGGTATGCGGTACTTGATTCAAGAATAGTTTATTCAGCTTCAAGAATTCAG GACTCTACGACAGAAACATAC GATGTGATGGTTGGTGATGAGGCCTCCAAGCTGCGCTCCATGCTGGAGGTGGGGTACCCCATGGAGAATGGCATCGTGCGCAACTGGGAAGACATGTGCCTGGTCTGGGACTACACCTTTGGGGAGCAGAAGCTGGCCATCGACCCGCGCGAATGCAAGGTGCTCCTAACAGAGCCGCCCATGAACCCGCTCAAGAACCGCGAGCGCATGATCGAGGTCATGTTCGAGAGGTACCAGTTCGACAGTGCCTACATTGCCATCCAGGCTGTGCTCACACTCTACGCCCAAG GCCTTTACACAGGTGTGGTCGTGGACTCTGGTGATGGGGTCACCCACATCTGCCCTGTGTTTGAAGGCTTTGCCCTAAATCATTTGACTCGGAGGCTGGACATTGCGGGCCGAGACATCACGCGGTATCTCATCAAG CTGCTGCTATTACGTGGCTACGTGTTCAACCATTCAGCCGACTTTGAGACAGTGCGCATGATCAAGGAGAAGCTCTGCTACGTCAGTTACAATGTGGAGCAGGAGCAGAAGTTGGCCCTGGAGACAACCTTCCTGGTGGAGTCATACACT CTTCCAGACGGTCGCACCATCAAGCTGGGCGGCGAGCGCTTTGAGGCGCCGGAGGCCCTGTTCCAGCCACACCTTATCAACGTGGAGGGGCTGGGCATTGCGGAGCTGCTCTTCCAGACGATCCAGAGTGCGGCGATGGACGTGCGAACGAAGCTGTACAAGTACATCATCCTGTCGGGGGGCTCGACCATGTACCCGGGTCTGCCGAGCCGTCTTGAGCGCGAGATCAAGCAGCTCTACCTGGAGCGCGTGCTCCGGGGGGACACGGAGAAGCTCATG AAGTTCAAGATCCGTATCGAGGACCCTCCCCGACGCAAGGACATGGTCTTCATCGGAGGTTCGGTCTTGGCCGAAGTGATGAAGGACAACGACAAGTTCTGGATGAGCCGCAGCGAGTACGAGGAGAAAGGCGTGCGCGTGCTGGACAAGCTACTGCCCGGTGCTGCCATCATGTAA
- the LOC135919752 gene encoding protein FAM98A-like isoform X2 produces the protein MDDHVLTALEDLRYDGPLVNDELFAKEIEDAKSVKFTGLVAWLSTEIKSLCNLEDHVNAITDVDDWNTFLLELSAFLKELQCPISVLTDGPVSQRIVSKENRLLLLGFLCDELQAARMIKVMNPNSSALQVQMDESPVAKAMKGMLITLGFGKPPPNITPAQLFSKSESKVRELVPKAGPAVMSKPLFAGGLTEKQWFALAKLQEQMQDEYRVRRETLIKRLDVTIQSFLWAERLKGMEDKIMKAYQPRRKLMETEPNVSVGHVLAAREDLTMLEKTSGAGVRKNTKSAVNRVLIGMVPDRGGRPEEQQPPPPEMPSWQKRSDAPQGGRGGGTSYSTGRVQGAGWDDQRRGGDGRGDGGYGGGGYGQRDQRDSRGGHGRDGGYRGGGGGGYRQQDSYGGGQQGGYGGGGYKQDNYGQRDGHSGGGGRGGYRGGRGGRGGGRQYDR, from the exons ATGGATGACCATGTTCTGACGGCTCTGGAGGATCTTAG GTATGATGGTCCCTTGGTCAACGATGAGCTGTTTGCGAAGGAGATTGAAGATGCCAAGTCGGTCAAGTTCACGGGGCTCGTGGCCTGGCTATCGACCGAGATCAAATCCCTCTGCAACCTGGAGGACCACGTCAACGCCATCACAG ATGTTGACGACTGGAACACATTCTTGCTTGAGCTTAGCGCTTTCCTGAAGGAGCTGC AATGTCCAATAAGTGTATTGACAGATGGGCCTGTGAGCCAGAGGATAGTGTCAAAAGAAAACAGGCTGCTGCTCCTTG GCTTTCTGTGCGATGAGCTGCAGGCAGCACGCATGATCAAAGTGATGAACCCGAACAGCAGTGCCCTTCAGGTGCAGATG GATGAATCACCTGTGGCCAAAGCCATGAAGGGCATGCTGATTACGCTAGGCTTTGGCAAGCCGCCACCAAACATCACACCTGCACAGCTCTTCTCCAAGTCCGAGTCCAAG GTGCGCGAGTTGGTCCCGAAGGCAGGCCCCGCAGTGATGAGCAAGCCGCTATTCGCCGGCGGCCTCACGGAGAAGCAGTGGTTTGCGCTGGCCAAGTTGCAGGAGCAGATGCAGGACGAGTACCGCGTGCGACGTGAGACACTCATCAAGCGTCTCGACGTCACCATCCAGTCCTTCCTCTGGGCTGAGCGCCTCAAG GGCATGGAGGACAAGATCATGAAGGCATACCAGCCAAGGCGGAAACTCATGGAGACCGAGCCAAATGTCAGCGTGGGCCATGTCCTCGCTGCCAGAGAAG acCTGACTATGCTGGAGAAGACAAGCGGTGCAGGCGTGCGCAAGAACACCAAGAGCGCCGTGAACCGGGTACTGATCGGCATGGTGCCCGACCGGGGCGGTCGTCCAGAGGAGCAGCAGCCACCGCCTCCCGAGATGCCCAGCTGGCAGAAGCGCTCCGACGCACCACAGGGCG GCCGCGGAGGTGGGACAAGCTACTCAACCGGCCGCGTTCAAGGTGCCGGCTGGGATGACCAGAGGAGAGGCGGAGACGGACGAGGCGACGGGGGCTACGGCGGCGGTGGCTATGGCCAGAGGGACCAGAGAGATTCCAGGGGAGGACACGGTCGGGACGGAGGCTAccgtggcggtggtggcggcggctaCAGGCAGCAAGACAGCTATGGAGGCGGTCAGCAAGGAGGCTACGGAGGTGGCGGCTACAAGCAGGATAACTATGGCCAGAGAGATGGACACAGTGGCGGGGGAGGGAGAGGAGGCTACAGAGGGGGAAGGGGAGGCCGGGGAGGAGGAAGACAGTACGACAGATGA
- the LOC135919752 gene encoding protein FAM98A-like isoform X1 has translation MPSRRTSTPTSIVHLTPPVCRLSSLSYDGPLVNDELFAKEIEDAKSVKFTGLVAWLSTEIKSLCNLEDHVNAITDVDDWNTFLLELSAFLKELQCPISVLTDGPVSQRIVSKENRLLLLGFLCDELQAARMIKVMNPNSSALQVQMDESPVAKAMKGMLITLGFGKPPPNITPAQLFSKSESKVRELVPKAGPAVMSKPLFAGGLTEKQWFALAKLQEQMQDEYRVRRETLIKRLDVTIQSFLWAERLKGMEDKIMKAYQPRRKLMETEPNVSVGHVLAAREDLTMLEKTSGAGVRKNTKSAVNRVLIGMVPDRGGRPEEQQPPPPEMPSWQKRSDAPQGGRGGGTSYSTGRVQGAGWDDQRRGGDGRGDGGYGGGGYGQRDQRDSRGGHGRDGGYRGGGGGGYRQQDSYGGGQQGGYGGGGYKQDNYGQRDGHSGGGGRGGYRGGRGGRGGGRQYDR, from the exons ATGCCGAGCCGGCGCACATCCACGCCGACATCAATCGTGCATCTGACGCCACCCGTCTGTCGCCTCTCTTCTCTCTC GTATGATGGTCCCTTGGTCAACGATGAGCTGTTTGCGAAGGAGATTGAAGATGCCAAGTCGGTCAAGTTCACGGGGCTCGTGGCCTGGCTATCGACCGAGATCAAATCCCTCTGCAACCTGGAGGACCACGTCAACGCCATCACAG ATGTTGACGACTGGAACACATTCTTGCTTGAGCTTAGCGCTTTCCTGAAGGAGCTGC AATGTCCAATAAGTGTATTGACAGATGGGCCTGTGAGCCAGAGGATAGTGTCAAAAGAAAACAGGCTGCTGCTCCTTG GCTTTCTGTGCGATGAGCTGCAGGCAGCACGCATGATCAAAGTGATGAACCCGAACAGCAGTGCCCTTCAGGTGCAGATG GATGAATCACCTGTGGCCAAAGCCATGAAGGGCATGCTGATTACGCTAGGCTTTGGCAAGCCGCCACCAAACATCACACCTGCACAGCTCTTCTCCAAGTCCGAGTCCAAG GTGCGCGAGTTGGTCCCGAAGGCAGGCCCCGCAGTGATGAGCAAGCCGCTATTCGCCGGCGGCCTCACGGAGAAGCAGTGGTTTGCGCTGGCCAAGTTGCAGGAGCAGATGCAGGACGAGTACCGCGTGCGACGTGAGACACTCATCAAGCGTCTCGACGTCACCATCCAGTCCTTCCTCTGGGCTGAGCGCCTCAAG GGCATGGAGGACAAGATCATGAAGGCATACCAGCCAAGGCGGAAACTCATGGAGACCGAGCCAAATGTCAGCGTGGGCCATGTCCTCGCTGCCAGAGAAG acCTGACTATGCTGGAGAAGACAAGCGGTGCAGGCGTGCGCAAGAACACCAAGAGCGCCGTGAACCGGGTACTGATCGGCATGGTGCCCGACCGGGGCGGTCGTCCAGAGGAGCAGCAGCCACCGCCTCCCGAGATGCCCAGCTGGCAGAAGCGCTCCGACGCACCACAGGGCG GCCGCGGAGGTGGGACAAGCTACTCAACCGGCCGCGTTCAAGGTGCCGGCTGGGATGACCAGAGGAGAGGCGGAGACGGACGAGGCGACGGGGGCTACGGCGGCGGTGGCTATGGCCAGAGGGACCAGAGAGATTCCAGGGGAGGACACGGTCGGGACGGAGGCTAccgtggcggtggtggcggcggctaCAGGCAGCAAGACAGCTATGGAGGCGGTCAGCAAGGAGGCTACGGAGGTGGCGGCTACAAGCAGGATAACTATGGCCAGAGAGATGGACACAGTGGCGGGGGAGGGAGAGGAGGCTACAGAGGGGGAAGGGGAGGCCGGGGAGGAGGAAGACAGTACGACAGATGA